The genome window GTCGGCGCGATGTTCTTCGGCGAACGGTCCGGGCCGCGCAAGGTGGCGGGGGCGGCACTCGCCTGCGCGGCGGCCGCCGGATACGCGGCGCTCGGCGCGGACGCGGGCGATGCGGACGGGATGGGGCTGCTGCTGGTGGCGGCGGCGACCGTGGCCTTCGCCGTGTACGGGTTCCTGTACCGGAAGCGGCTGTCGGGGCTGCCGCCGCTCGCCGTGCTGCCCGTGCTGCTCGCCGCCGCCACCTGTCTGCTGCTCCCGATGGCCCTGCCCGCGCTGATCGCCCGTCCGCCGACACCCGTCGCGATCGGCGGCACAGTGGTGCTGGGCGCAGCCGTCTACGCGCCGGCCTACCTCGTGCAGCACCGGCTCATCCTGCTCCGCGGGCCGGTCTTCACGGCCGCCGTGCAACTGGCCGTTCCCTTCACCGTGCGGCTGGGCGACTGGGCGCTCGACACCGCGCCCGCGCCCTCTCCCGCAGAGCTGCTCCTCCTCGCTGTGTGCTGCGGGGGCATCGCGCTCGTCACCGTCCAGCCGCAGGCCCGACTCGCCGCCGCCGAATGACCGCGGGACCGTCGGGGCCGGACCGGCTCAGGCCCCGGCCTGATCCCCGACCGTCGTCGCGCCGACCACCAGCGTGCACGGGTGGGCGTGCATCCCGGGAGCGTCGCGCCCGTCGGCCACCTGGGCCGCTGCGGCGGCGCCCAGCGCGGCCAACCCCATGTCGACGGTGGTGAGATGGCGGGTGCGCTGGCCGCTGATCACGTACTCCCAGTTGTCCACGCCGACCAGTGCGACATCGTCCGGGACCCGCCTTCCCGACTCCAGCAGGACCGACTCCACGCCGAGCGCGATCTGGTCGTTGCCACAGAAGACGGCGTCGAACCGGGTGCCGGAATCGATCAGCCGACGACAGGCGGTGACCCCCCAGGCCCGGCTCCAGTCGCCCCGGAGCGTGCCGGTCGCGGGGGAGAGCCCGGCTTCGGCGAGCGAAGAGAGCAACCCCTGCTCACGTCCCGTCGTGGCGGTGTCGGCCGCCTCGCCGGTGATGTGCGCGATGCGTCGCCTGCCCAGCGACAGTAGGTGCTCGCCCGCCAGCCGGCCGGCCATCCGGCTGTCGGGGACGTAGCAGGAATCGCCCTCCCGGTCGGTGAGCCCGAACGCGTAGGCGACCGGAACGGAGAACTCGGCCGTGACGGACCGCATTTCGGCCCGGAGGTCGTCGCCGAGCACCAGCAGTCCGTCGACGCGCCGGGCCTGCAGCCTGCGGACGCTGTCGGCCATCGAGTCCGGGTCGAAACTCGTGTCGTAGAGGAGGCAGGCCTGTTCCCGGCTGCCGAGGTGGGTGAACGCCCCGACCAGTACCGGCTCGGTGAAGGCTCCCCGGGCATTCTGGGCGAGGATGCCGATCGTGCGGCTGCGCCCCAACGCGAAGGACTGCGCCAGGGCGTTGGGGCGGAAGTCCAGCCTGCGCGCCGCCTCGGCTATGCGTGATCGCGTCGCCGTCGAGACCCGGCCGCCGCCGTTCAACGCCCTCGACGCCGTGGAGAGCGAAACCCCGGCGACCGCCGCGACATCGCTCAGTGTGACCCTGCCTCGTTCCGACATGGCATCAGCCTATCCATGGTGCGCAACTGCTTGTGCGATTACGTCGGTTACTGTGCGAACCCTTGACAGGGTCTGTTTGCGGGACCAGTCTGTGCCGCGTTTGAGCAAGCGGTTGCGCAACGGCCCGGAGCCGCATCGGGCTCAGTCCGTCCACGTTCTCCGCAGAGATTCCGCGCAGCACCCCGCGCCCGATGATCAGGGAGTTTCACGCCATGCGACATCGACCACGCAGACGCCTGTCCCGCGCGGCGGTGGCCTTCTCCACACTGCTGGGCCTGCTGGCCTTCGGCCCGGCCGCCGCCTCCGCAGAGAGAGCCGGATCCACCGCCACGCGCACCAACGACTCGGCAACCGCCGTGTTCGGCAAGACACTTGAGGTCCGAGACGCCACCATCGACGCGTCTCCCGGCAGCGACGAGGCGAGCGCCAACGTCAAGACGTACGGCGACCGCGACTGCTGGGAGATCGGCCCCGGCCGCCCCAGCCAGTACCTGTACGTCACCGTGGACGCCCGCCTCAAGCACGAGGGGGCGAACCACGCGGCCGTCGACATCGACTACTTCGACGCGCCCGGAGCCAAGTTCGCGCTGGTCTACGACGCGGGCGCGAACCCGTGGAGCACCTCACGGATCGTGAAGACCACCGGCACCAACACCTGGAAGACCGCGCACTTCTACATCCCCGACGGAGCGTTCGCCGGCGGGCAGTACGGCCGGGACATGCGCATCGCCTCCTGGGCGCAGGACATGGGATCCAGTGAGAAACCGGTCTGCTTCGCCCGCTACGCCTTCGCCCCGTCCCCGGTCGACACCGATGACGTACAGATCGACGTGACCACCCCGGGCAACCTCTTCGACCCGGGCGTGCGGGCGACCTTCGGAATCCTCTCCGCCCGCGACCGCACCGTGCCCTGGAGCGTCCGCGACTACCGGGGCCGCACCGTGCGGCAGGGCGCCGCAGCCATCGACCCGGCCACCCGCGAGGGCGCCGTCGATGCCGGTGAACTCCCGGTCGGCTACTACACATTGACGCTTCGGGGGACCGCCGCGGACGACGCCCCGGTCGCCCGTACGGCCGGCTTCGCGGTGCAACACCCCGGCCCCGACCCGAAGCGCACCACCGACTCCTTCTTCGGCATCAACCACCACCACCGCTCCGCCCCCGGCGACGCCTGGGACGACAGCACCGGGCTCGCCGCCCGCGCCGGTGCCGACGCACTGCGCGTCGACTCCGTCTACTGGAGCAGCATCGAGCACCCCAAGGGCGAGTATCAATGGCCCGAGGCCAGCGAACGCGTCACCGCGGACTTCGGCGCACGCGGCCAGAACGGCCTGATGCTGCTGGGCTTCGGCAACTCCGACTACGGCAACATCCCGAGCACCGACGAGGCGTACCAGGCGTTCGGGAAGTACGCCGGAAAGGTCGCGGAGAAGGCCGGCGGCCGGATCGAGTCGCTGGAGGTCTGGAACGAGTACTACGGCGGCTTCTCCAACGGCGTGTGCTCGCAGAGCGCGAAGTGCTACGCCAAGATGCTGGCCGCCGCGTACTCGGGGGTCAAGGCCGCCGACCCGAAGGTCACCGTGGTCGGCGCCTCGTCGTTCAAGGTGCCCCTGGACTGGTTCGAGGAGCTTTTCAAGCTCGGCGGGCTCAAGCACATGGACGCGATCTCCATCCACCCCTACCGCGCCCCGGGCGACCCCGAGGGCGTCGAGCTCGACATCGCGGGCCTCAAGCGGCTGATGCGTCAGTACAACGACGGCAGGGAACTCCCCATCTGGATCACCGAGCAGGGCTGGACCTCCGCCGACCGGGACGGCATCGGCGTCAGTGAGCAGACCCAGGCACAGGCCACCGCACGAGCCCTGCTGGAGGCCAAGGCCGCAGGCATCGCCCGCTACTACTGGTACGACCTGATCAACGACGGCAACGGGCCGAGCAACGGGGAACACAACTTCGGCCTGCTGCGCAAGACGGGCCCGGAGGCCAACGGGCTCAACCCGAAGCCCGCCTACCTCGCCTACTCCACCGTCGCCCGCGAACTGACCGAAGCTGGGTTCACCGGACGGCTGCGCACCGGCGACGGCGACCTGCACGCGTACACATTCAGGTCCGCGTCCGGCTCGCCCGGCGGCGGCTCGGTCACCACGGCCCTGTGGAGCAGTGACCGCACCGGCAAACCGGTCCGGGTGCGGACCGGGAAGCCGGTCACCGTGGTGGACATGCTCGGCTCGGAGCGGGTGCTGGAGCCGGTGAACGGCTGGGTGCACCTCACGGCCACCGGCGCCCCGGTCTATCTGCGGTCCGCGGTCGACAAGGTGGAGGAGTCACCGCTGCTTTCGCTGTCCGCACCGAAGGACATCGTGGCGGGCGCGGACGTTCCGGTGACCGCGACACTCGACAACCGCGCCCCGGGCCACGGCGAGGGGGCATCGATACACAAGCGCACCGCGGTCTTCGAGATCGAGGGCCGGCGGGTCACCGTCTCGGCGGCGCCCGGCCGACGGGCCGGCGCCGTGCTGAAGGTCCCGGCCGGTGACACGCCCGGCAGCCGTGGCCTGGCCGCGGCGGTCACCCTCGACGGGAAGCGGGCCGGCGCGGTCGCGACCGGCACGGAGGTGACGACGGAGCCGGTGACGGTCGACGTGTCCCCGGAGATGTCGGTGAAGGGCGCGGCCCGCACCGACCGGCTGGCGGTGACCGTCACCAACCACTCGCCGGACGCGCCGGTCCGGGTGACCGGGATCGACTGGTCCTTCGGCGACCGCAGCGGAACCATCGCGGGCCGCGGCACAGGCGACGGCGATACCGTCCCGCCGCTCGCCACCCGCACCTTCCGCGTCACCGTCGACGGAGCCTCCCCCTACGCCGTCCAGCCCGTCGGAGTGACCGCGAGATTCGCGGACGGACGCACCGCACACGACAGCGACTCCTTCGGCTTCAGCCCGATCGCCAGGGCCACCCCGCACCTGGTGGACGGCAAGCTCGCCGGTCTGGGCAACGCCCCGAAGGTGGACCTCTCCGAAGTCGGCTCGTACAACGGCATCGAACCCTCCGTCGCCGACGGTGACATGTGGGCGACCTGGGACGACAGGAACCTCTACGTATCCGCGGTCGTCCGGGAGAAGGACCATCGGACGGCACGGAAGGTGGCCTGGCTGCCCGCCGGCGACAGCATCGGCATCGGGGTCCAGCCGGGCAAACCCGGTGAAGGGCTGGGGCGTTGGGGGGCCGAGTGGTACATGCTCTACGCAGGCGACACCGTGGCGGAGGGGCCGGGTGTCTTCGTCGAATCCCTCCCGAGGGACTACCCGGTGGGATCCGTGGAAGGTGCCGATGTCCGGGTGGCCCGCGACGAGGAGGCCGGGACGACGACCTACCTGGTCGCCGTGCCGTGGAAACGGATCGCCCCGCTGTCGCCCGAGGACCCCTCGTTCTCGCTGACCCTGACCGTCAACAAGAACGACGGTGTGCAACGGGACAACTACCGCTCGCTCGGTCTGGACGGATGGCAGACCTGGGGCGACGGGCTCAACAACTGGAAGCTGGTGCGCTACCAGCAGGTGCAGCTGACCCGCTGACCTGCCCCGGCCGGTGGGTGCCGCGACATGCGACGCCCACCGGCCGTCGTTCCCGACAACCGGCACGTCGAATCAGCAGCGAGAGGGCGAAACCACCATGACCAACACCTCCATCGGCACGGGCGAAGCGGCCGGCTCCCGGCGCCGCGACCGGGCAGGTCTACGACGGCGCTCACCTTTTGCCCGCGTGCCGGTTCTCGCTCTCGCGCCGGCCCTCGCACTGACCCTGATCGTGGCCCTCCCCCCGTCCGCCCCCGCCGCGACGCACACCCTGTCGGTCACCTCACCGAGCCTGATCTTCCAACGGGGCCAGGGTGCCGTGGAGTTCGGCTCCTCGGCGGCCTCGGTCTCCTGGACGGTCACCGATGAGCAGGGCACCCGGGTGCGCGGCGGCACCAGCTGGCTCTCCGGCGGGAAGGCCACGATCCCCGTCGCCGACCTCGCCCCCGGCTACTTCGAACTCACCCTGCACGCGGGCTCCTCCACCGACCCGACCGACCTGCGCACCTCGTTCGCCGTCATCGAACCGGTGCCGGACAGTGTGATCGCCCCGGCCTCGCCGTTCGGCGCCGCCGTGCACATCGGACGCGCCGGCTGGGGCCTCGATGTGCTGGACGAGGCACGGAAGACAGGCATCGCGCACATCCGCGAGGACGCCTGGTGGGACCGGTTCGAGACCGCGAAGGGCAGTTACGCCTTCCCGGCCGCCTTCTCCACCGAAATGGCACGCGCCCGCGCGCTGGGCATCACCCCGCTCATCATCGCGAACGGCGCCAACCCCCTGTACGACAAGGGTCATACGCCGAGCAGCCCCGAAGGCGTCGCGGCCTTCGGGAAGTTCGCCGCGGCGGTGCTGAAGCAGTACGACCGGAGCAACGTCGAGGTGCTCAACGAGTACAACGGCGGCACCTTCAACAACAGCGCCTGCGGGACGAGCGCCGCCTGCTACCTGGAGGTGCTCAAAGGGGTCCACCAGGCCGTGAAGGCCGCGGACCCGGGCGTCTCGGTCGTCGGCCCGGCCACCATCGGCATCGGCAACTGCGTGCGCGCAGACGGCACCAAGTGCTTCGCGCCGGACCTGATCGACCGCGGTGGACTGAAAGCGATGGACGCGTACAGTGTCCACCCCTACCACTACCCGGGCGGACCGGAGTGGCTGGGCAGCTCCGGCGACACCATCGCCGGCCTGCGGCAGCGGATCCGCGCAGCCAACGACGGCAAGGACAAGCCGATCATTCTCAGCGAGATGGGCTGGCCCACCGACACCGGTCACGGCACCACCGAGCGCCAGCAGGCCGACAATCTGATCCGGCTCTACGCCATCGGCCTGGCCAATGGTGTGACCCGGGTCTACTGGTACGACCTGGTCGACGACGGCAGCGACCCCGCCAACAAGGAACACAACTTCGGCATGCTCCGGCAGCCCGTGACCGCCACCACCGCGAACCCGGTCTCGGTCACAGCCAACGCGCCCAAACCGGCCGCGGTCGCCCAGGCCGTGGTGGCCCGGATGCTCGGCGGCAAGACCTACGAGGGGAACGACGGCCTGACCGCACCGGCCTACTCCGTCCGCTTCACCGGCGGCGGCACGACCCGCGTGGTGTGGGCCACCACAGCCCGCAACCTCACGGTGTCGGCGACCGGCCCGGTCACCCTGGTCGACTCCTGGGGCC of Streptomyces sp. NBC_01363 contains these proteins:
- a CDS encoding EamA family transporter, with translation MPAVLVLLLSGTWLLSGALVTGTDPLIVAVGRTAVCCAVLTAVAASTADGRADLRRAAARPGTVWLLGLLGFAGYAAGTLLAIPRIGTSLTNLVVALMPCASVAVGAMFFGERSGPRKVAGAALACAAAAGYAALGADAGDADGMGLLLVAAATVAFAVYGFLYRKRLSGLPPLAVLPVLLAAATCLLLPMALPALIARPPTPVAIGGTVVLGAAVYAPAYLVQHRLILLRGPVFTAAVQLAVPFTVRLGDWALDTAPAPSPAELLLLAVCCGGIALVTVQPQARLAAAE
- a CDS encoding LacI family DNA-binding transcriptional regulator, with product MSERGRVTLSDVAAVAGVSLSTASRALNGGGRVSTATRSRIAEAARRLDFRPNALAQSFALGRSRTIGILAQNARGAFTEPVLVGAFTHLGSREQACLLYDTSFDPDSMADSVRRLQARRVDGLLVLGDDLRAEMRSVTAEFSVPVAYAFGLTDREGDSCYVPDSRMAGRLAGEHLLSLGRRRIAHITGEAADTATTGREQGLLSSLAEAGLSPATGTLRGDWSRAWGVTACRRLIDSGTRFDAVFCGNDQIALGVESVLLESGRRVPDDVALVGVDNWEYVISGQRTRHLTTVDMGLAALGAAAAAQVADGRDAPGMHAHPCTLVVGATTVGDQAGA
- a CDS encoding glycosyl hydrolase, with the protein product MRHRPRRRLSRAAVAFSTLLGLLAFGPAAASAERAGSTATRTNDSATAVFGKTLEVRDATIDASPGSDEASANVKTYGDRDCWEIGPGRPSQYLYVTVDARLKHEGANHAAVDIDYFDAPGAKFALVYDAGANPWSTSRIVKTTGTNTWKTAHFYIPDGAFAGGQYGRDMRIASWAQDMGSSEKPVCFARYAFAPSPVDTDDVQIDVTTPGNLFDPGVRATFGILSARDRTVPWSVRDYRGRTVRQGAAAIDPATREGAVDAGELPVGYYTLTLRGTAADDAPVARTAGFAVQHPGPDPKRTTDSFFGINHHHRSAPGDAWDDSTGLAARAGADALRVDSVYWSSIEHPKGEYQWPEASERVTADFGARGQNGLMLLGFGNSDYGNIPSTDEAYQAFGKYAGKVAEKAGGRIESLEVWNEYYGGFSNGVCSQSAKCYAKMLAAAYSGVKAADPKVTVVGASSFKVPLDWFEELFKLGGLKHMDAISIHPYRAPGDPEGVELDIAGLKRLMRQYNDGRELPIWITEQGWTSADRDGIGVSEQTQAQATARALLEAKAAGIARYYWYDLINDGNGPSNGEHNFGLLRKTGPEANGLNPKPAYLAYSTVARELTEAGFTGRLRTGDGDLHAYTFRSASGSPGGGSVTTALWSSDRTGKPVRVRTGKPVTVVDMLGSERVLEPVNGWVHLTATGAPVYLRSAVDKVEESPLLSLSAPKDIVAGADVPVTATLDNRAPGHGEGASIHKRTAVFEIEGRRVTVSAAPGRRAGAVLKVPAGDTPGSRGLAAAVTLDGKRAGAVATGTEVTTEPVTVDVSPEMSVKGAARTDRLAVTVTNHSPDAPVRVTGIDWSFGDRSGTIAGRGTGDGDTVPPLATRTFRVTVDGASPYAVQPVGVTARFADGRTAHDSDSFGFSPIARATPHLVDGKLAGLGNAPKVDLSEVGSYNGIEPSVADGDMWATWDDRNLYVSAVVREKDHRTARKVAWLPAGDSIGIGVQPGKPGEGLGRWGAEWYMLYAGDTVAEGPGVFVESLPRDYPVGSVEGADVRVARDEEAGTTTYLVAVPWKRIAPLSPEDPSFSLTLTVNKNDGVQRDNYRSLGLDGWQTWGDGLNNWKLVRYQQVQLTR